In a single window of the Ciconia boyciana chromosome 7, ASM3463844v1, whole genome shotgun sequence genome:
- the LOC140654790 gene encoding heat shock protein beta-7-like, translated as MASLGSAPVYRVERIGAYGQGHGEPLFEGDRRHGPFGARAHEPFGYPGSPGAMCPCSLGTWVRAQGDTYQVVADVSQFEPPDIVVTTSNCHVAIQAEKVAEDGTVCDTFTHKCQLPEDTDPLSVSCALTEAGTLVITARRRAGTRPGEPPQPLYRSEATL; from the exons ATGGCCTCGCTCGGCTCGGCCCCTGTGTACCGCGTCGAGCGCATCGGTGCCTACGGCCAGGGGCATGGCGAGCCCCTCTTCGAGGGCGACCGGCGGCATGGTCCCTTCGGGGCAAGGGCACATGAGCCCTTCGGGTATCCAG GGTCCCCCGGCGCCAtgtgcccctgcagcctgggCACCTGGGTGCGTGCCCAGGGTGACACCTACCAGGTGGTGGCCGACGTCAGCCAGTTCGAGCCCCCCGACATCGTAGTGACCACCTCCAACTGCCACGTCGCCATCCAGGCCGAGAAG GTGGCTGAGGACGGCACCGTCTGCGACACCTTCACCCACAAGTGCCAGCTGCCCGAGGACACGGACCCGCTGTCGGTGAGCTGCGCCCTCACCGAGGCCGGCACGCTGGTCATCACCGCCCGGCGCCGTGCCGGCACCCGCCCCGGCGAGCCCCCGCAGCCACTGTACCGCAGCGAGGCCACGCTGTGA
- the CLCN2 gene encoding chloride channel protein 2 — translation MASGSEAQRALQYEQTLMYGRYTQDLGTFAKDEAARLRLQQEHGEGGTSRPHRTSKLVEYTQGRCAPCCVCALRCQRFLISKVGEDWIFLILLGLVMALVSWAMDFAIATCLQAQKWMYGGLDTNVMLQYLAWVTYPTVLITFSAGFTQILAPQAVGSGIPEMKTILRGVVLKEYLTLKTFVAKVIGLTCALGSGMPLGKEGPFVHIASMCAALLSRFLSLFGGIYENEARNIEMLAAACAVGVGCCFAAPIGGVLFSIEVTSTFFAVRNYWRGFFAATFSAFIFRVLAVWNKDEETITALFKTRFRLDFPFDLQELPAFAVIGIASGFGGALFVYLNRKIVQFMRRQKTINRFLMKKRLLFPALVTLLISTLTFPPGFGQFMAGQLTQKDTLVTLFDNQTWAKQGLSDEFEYLGILEAWHHPRSNIFVTLIVFILMKFWMSALATTIPVPCGAFMPVFVIGAAFGRLVGESMAAWFPDGIHADSNTYRIVPGGYAVVGAAALSGAVTHTVSTAVIVFELTGQISHILPVMIAVILANTVAQSLQPSLYDSIIRIKKLPYLPELGWGHHEKYNVRVEDIMVRDIRYVTLNCKYRDLQHILHSTKMKSLPLVESAESMILLGSIERAQVGALLCHQLSPQRRLQALRQKALAEDRHRLSDASIGFQISTEASSSTPARAASRKPLKPALKRVPSSLAETPPAGAADHAGIALKSLFCANTAAEPTEAQGTAYRKAKHVRISITEEMDLGDRMTPAEILEWEEQQLEQLVDFSSAKIDPAPFQLVEHTSLHKTHTVFSLLGLDHAYVTSIGRLVGMVSLKELRKAIEGSLTAKGVKVRPPLASFRDSTASAGEPDTTALHQLWDRHQHHPMPREAGPGGDDDDDTPKGQ, via the exons ATGGCCTCCGGGAGCGAGGCGCAGCGGGCGCTGCAGTATGAGCAGACCCTG ATGTATGGGCGCTACACGCAGGACCTGGGCACCTTTGCCAAGGACGAGGCAGCCCGGCTgcggctgcagcaggagcacggggaggggggcacCTCCCGGCCACACCGCACCTCCAAGCTGGTGGAGTACACCCAGGGCCGCTGTGCCCCCTGCTGCG TCTGCGCCTTGCGGTGCCAGCGGTTCCTCATCTCCAAAGTGGGCGAGGACTGGatcttcctcatcctcctggGGCTGGTCATGGCGCTGGTCAGCTGGGCCATGGACTTCGCCATCGCCACCTGCCTCCAAG CCCAGAAGTGGATGTACGGGGGCCTGGACACCAACGTGATGCTGCAGTACCTCGCCTGGGTCACCTACCCCACCGTGCTCATCACCTTCTCAGCCGGCTTCACCCAGATCCTCGCCCCCCAGGCCGTGG GCTCGGGGATCCCCGAGATGAAGACCATCCTGCGGGGCGTTGTGCTGAAGGAGTACCTCACCCTCAAGACCTTTGTGGCCAAGGTGATCGGGCTAACGTGTGCCCTGGGCAGCGGCATGCCCCTGGGCAAGGAG GGTCCCTTCGTCCACATCGCCAGCATGTGTGCAGCCCTGCTCAGCcgctttctctccctcttcgGGGGCATCTACGAG AATGAGGCGAGGAACATCGAAATGCTGGCGGCTGCCTGTGCCGTCGGTGTCGGCTGCTGCTTCGCCGCCCCCATTGGAG GCGTCCTCTTCAGCATCGAGGTCACCTCCACCTTCTTTGCCGTCCGCAACTACTGGCGCGGCTTCTTTGCCGCCACCTTCAGCGCCTTCATCTTCCGTGTCCTCGCCGTCTGGAACAAGGATGAAG AGACAATCACAGCGCTGTTCAAGACCCGCTTCCGCCTCGACTTCCCCTTCGACCTGCAGGAGCTGCCCGCCTTCGCCGTCATCGG GATCGCCAGCGGCTTCGGGGGTGCCCTCTTCGTCTACCTCAACCGCAAGATCGTGCAGTTCATGCGCCGCCAGAAGACCATCAACCGCTTCCTCATGAAGAA GCGCCTGCTCTTCCCTGCCTTGGTGACGCTGCTCATCTCCACGCTGACCTTCCCACCCGGCTTCGGACAGTTTATGGCCGGCCAG CTCACCCAGAAGGACACCCTGGTGACGCTGTTCGACAACCAGACGTGGGCCAAGCAGGGGCTCAGCGACGAGTTCGAGTACTTGGGCATCCTGGAGGCCTGGCACCATCCCCGCTCCAACATCTTCGTCACCCTCATCGTCTTCATCCTCATGAAG TTCTGGATGTCGGCCCTGGCCACCACCATCCCGGTGCCCTGCGGAGCCTTCATGCCCGTCTTCGTTATCG gggcagcctTCGGGCGCCTGGTGGGGGAGAGCATGGCAGCCTGGTTCCCCGATGGCATCCACGCCGACAGCAACACCTACCGCATTGTGCCGGGAGGCTACGCCGTGGTGG GAGCGGCCGCGCTGTCGGGCGCCGTCACCCACACGGTGTCCACGGCCGTCATTGTCTTCGAGCTGACGGGGCAGATCTCGCACATCCTGCCCGTCATGATCGCCGTCATCCTGGCCAACACGGTGGCTCAGAGCCTCCAGCCCTCTCTCTACGACAGTATCATCCGCATCAAGAAGCTGCCCTACCTccctgagctgggctggggccaCCACGA GAAATACAACGTGCGGGTGGAGGACATCATGGTGCGGGACATCCGCTACGTCACCCTCAACTGCAAGTACCGGGACCTGCAGCACATCCTGCACAGTACCAAGATGAAGAGCCTGCCGCTGGTGGAGTCGGCCG AGTCCATGATCCTGCTGGGCTCCATCGAGCGGGCACAGGTGGgggccctgctctgccaccagcTCAGCCCCCAGCGCCGGCTCCAGGCCCTGCGGCAGAAGGCACTGGCCGAGGACAGGCACCGGCTCTCCGACGCCAGCATCGGTTTTCAG ATCAGCACGGAGGCCTCCTCGAGCACCCCTGCCCGCGCTGCCTCCCGCAAGCCCCTGAAGCCGGCGCTGAAGCGGGTGCCCAGCAGCCTGGCCGAGACCCCCCCCG CCGGCGCCGCCGACCACGCTGGCATCGCCCTCAAGAGCCTCTTCTGTGCCAACACTGCCGCAGAGCCCACCGAG GCGCAGGGCACGGCCTACCGCAAGGCCAAACACGTCCGCATTTCCATCACG GAGGAGATGGATCTGGGTGACAGGATGACCCCGGCAGAG ATCCTGGAgtgggaggagcagcagctggagcagctggtggaCTTCAGCAGCGCCAAGATCGACCCCGCGCCCTTCCAGCTGGTGGAGCACACCTCGCTGCACAAG ACCCACACCGTCTTCTcgctgctggggctggaccACGCGTACGTCACCAGCATCGGGCGCCTGGTGGGCATGGTGTCCCTCAAGGAG CTGCGCAAGGCCATCGAGGGCTCGCTGACGGCCAAGGGGGTGAAGGTGCGCCCGCCGCTCGCCAGCTTCCGCGACAGCACCGCCAGCGCCGGCGAGCCCGACACCACCGCCCTGCACCAGCTCTGGGACCGCCACCAGCACCACCCCATGCCCCGCGAGGCCGGTCCCGGGGGCGACGACGATGATGACACCCCCAAGGGCCAGTGA